The Prosthecobacter fusiformis sequence CTAATCGCCAAAGAAGCCGCTTCCTGACGCCGCAAGAGACTCCGGCACAGGCACGTTTCCCTCGTATGCCCGTCCCCGTCTCTTCCCGCCGCCAGTTTTTGACGCAGAGCTCCCTCCTGGCCGGTGCTGCACTAGGCTTTCCTGCCATTGTCAGCTCACGCTCACCCAATGCCAGGATCAACCTCGCCTTCATCGGCGTCGGTGGTCGGGGCGCAGCCAATATCCAGGCCCTCGTTGGCACCTCCCTTTACAAAAAGAAATTGGCCAAAGGTCCGGACACGGACCAGCCAGCCGTCGAGCCTACCGAGAACGTCGTCGCCATCTGCGATGTCAATGGCATGAACCTCGATGTCGCCGCTGCCGCCTTCCCCAAGGCCAAGGCCTATCGCGACTTCCGCAAGCTTTACGAAGGCTCCAAAGACATCGATGCCGTCGTCGTCAGCACCACCGAGCACACCCACGCTTATGCCACCCTGCCCGCCCTTCTCATGGGCAAGCCCGTGTACTGTGAAAAACCCCTAACAAGAGATATCGCGGAAGCCCGCCTCATCACCCAGGCCGCAGCCAAAGCCGGAGTCGCCACCCAGATGGGGACCCAGATCCACGGCATGCCTAACTATCGACGCGTGGTCGAACTCATCCAGAGCGGAGCTATCGGTAACGTCACCGCCGCCCACGTCTGCGTCTCCCGCGCCTGGGGTCACCAGACCAAGGAAGAGGCTGAAGCAAACAAAGACATCGTCTTTGTCACCGAGCGTCCCACCGAGGAACAGACCCCGCCCCCCTATCTCGATTGGGACCTCTGGCTCGGCCCCGCCCCCTACCGCCCGTATAACGAAATCTACTTCCCCGGTCCCAAATGGTACCGCTGGTGGGACTTCGGCAACGGCACCATGTCAGACCTCGGCAGTCACTGGAACGACCTCCCCTTCTGGGCACTCAAACTCGATGCACCCCTCAGCGTCGAAGCCTTCGGCCCCGAGCCTCATCCCGAAATAGCCCCCGCCTCCATGTCCGCCGTTTATGAATACGGCCCCCGCAGTGGCATGCCCGCCTGCAAGATCCACTGGCATCAAGGTGCCAACAAACCCGACATCTGGAAAAACGATCCCCTCATCAGCCAGTGGAATAACGGCGTCCTCTTCATCGGCGACAAAGGCATGCTCCTCTCCGATTACACCAAATACCGCCTCCTGCCTGAAGCCACCTTCAAAGACTTCCAGCCCCCTGCCCCCTTCATCCCCGACTCCCCCGGCCAGCACATCGAATGGCTCCAAGCCATCAAAAACGGCACCCCCACCGCCAGCCCCTTCAGCTACGCCGGCCCCCTCACCGAAGCCAACCACCTCGGCAACGTCGCCTTCCGCGTCGGCAGCAAGATCCACTGGAACGCCCAGTCCATGAAAATCACCAACAACGAATCCGCCAACCCCTACCTCCACCGCCAACCCCGCCCAGGCTGGAAACTCACCTAACAAGAAGCACCCCCAAAATCACCGTCGGCACCCCCCTATCCCACAACGGCGGCGATGCCCCCCGTCCGCCCCACTAAAACGATTCCCCACCAACCACCAACCACCAACCACCAACCACCAGCCACCAGCCACCAGCCACCAGCCACCAAACTGAGCACTGAGCACTGAGCACTGAGCACTGAGCACTCCTCCGCCCCCATCTCCCCACTTGCCCCCACCCCCATCTCCCCCCACCTTCCCTCATGCTCGCCCTCTTCATCCTGGTCCTCCTCTTTTGCTTCGGCGTATGCCAGTGGGCGGCCGGTCGTTACGCTCAGGTCCAGGGTCCCGGCATGAAAGAACGCGCCCCCACCGCCCACACCGGCGCTGAAATCGCCCGCCTCTTTCTCGCTTACGAAGACGCCACCGATGTCGAAATCATCGAGCACGACAGCATGGCCTCCGATTACTTCGATCCCCGCCGCCGACGCCTCTTCCTCCAGCCTAAAGTTGCCCGTGGCACCTCCATGGGCGCTTGGGCCATCGCCCTCCACGAAGCCGCCCACGCCACCCAGACCGAAGCCGCCCTCGGCGACCTCAAATGGCGGCAGAACGTCATCCGCCTCAACCGTTACGGTCCCATCTTCGGCCTCGTCGGCGTCGCCGCCATGATGTTTCTGCGCTTCCCACCCCGCTTTGCCATCGCCGCCCTCGTCGCCGTCTGCGTCATGCTCCTCCTCCTCAACATCGGCACCCTCGCCGTTGAATACAACGCCAACGCCCGCCTCCGCCGTTTCCTGGAAAACCACCTCGAACGCCACCCCGATGCCCACGAGCGCCTCACCGGTTACCTCTCCCGCGTCGCCGTTCGCGAAGTCGGCGACCTCCTCCGCTCCCCCCGTTACTTCCTCTTCAGCGCCCTCCCCGGCAGCGGCAAAATCCGCCCCGTGAAGTAAGCCAGCACCTCTGCAAACCGTAGGGCGGGATTGTTCTGCGCCCCACAGTACCCGCAGCCACAATCACCCACCCGCAGAATATCCCGCCTCTCCCCGAAGGCCCCCTGCCCTGCCTTCACCTCCCCATCAACACGCCCAAAGGATAGGAAACCTCCACCCCACATTTCCTCTCCCAAAATCCTGTCCATCCTGCCATCTTGTTAATCCTGTAAAAAAGGGCCCCCACTACCCTTCACCGCCTCCCTCCCTCAACGCCCTCCCTATTTTCCCCGTGTCCATGAACCGCCGCCACTTCCTCACCACCGCCGCCGCCCTGGCTGCCGCCTCCAGCCACGCCGCGCCCCCTTCCCGCCTCCGCATCGGCCAGATCGGCACCGCCCACGCCCACGCAGCAGGAAAGATGGCCGCCATGCGCAGCCTCACCGACCTCTGGGAAGTCACAGGCATCGTCGAACCCAACCCTGCCACCCAGTCCACCGTCACCAGCACAGACCCTTACCAAGGCCTCCCTCTCCTCACCGAGGAAAAACTCCTCGCCACCCCCGACCTCAAAGCCGTCGTTGTAGAGACCCGTGTCGAGGCCTCCTGCGCCACCGCCCTCCGCTGCATCCAGGCGGGCAAGCACGTCCATTTGGACAAACCCGGTTCGTTAGACCATACCGAGTTCAAGACCATGCGCCTCGAAGCCGAAAAACGCGGCCTCACTGTCCAGATAGGCTACATGCTCCGCTACAACCCCGCCTTCACCCTCCTCTTCAAAGCCGTGCGCGAAGGCTGGCTTGGCGAGATCACCGAGATCGACGCCGTCATGGGCAAGCTCGCGGATCCCCTCACCCGCAAGGACATCGGTGCCCTGCCCGGTGGCGGCATGTTTGAGCTCGGCTGCCACGTCATGGATGCCGTACTCACCCTCCTCGGCAAGCCGGATTCCGTCCATCCCTTCTCCACGCCTAACGGCAAGGATGGGGTCAAAGACAACCAGCTTGCCATCCTCCAGTATCCCAAGGCCACCGCCGTCATCCGCGTCAATCACACCGACCCCTTCGGCGGCCCCCGCCGCCGTTTCAACGTCACCGGCACCCAGGGCACCTTTGAAATCCTCCCCCTCGAATCCGGCCGGGTAAACCTCTCTCTCACCCTGGCCCAGGGCGGTTATAAAAAAGGCGCCCAGTCCTTCCAGCTCGAAGTGCCCAAAGGCCGTTACGACCTCGAATTCGTGGACCTCGCCCAAATCCTCCAGGGAGAGAAAAAACTCGCCTGGGATGCTGCCCACGACATCGCCCTCCATGAAACCGTCCTCCGCGCCTCCGCCACCTGGCCCGGCGCATGATGTCGCCTTGTTGCATCCGGGCATCCCGCCAGAAGCCACTTTCCAAGACCCACATCCTGCACGATAGTGTTAAAAGCGTCGGGGCGATTTTACTCGCAATCACAGGTCATATCCCGTTCAATGCCAACATTCTGGCTTTCCGTTTCGTTGACTCTATTCCATGAAGACTTTCCTTTTTCCCGCCTGCCTCCTCATCAGTCTCACCGCCCAGGCTGCCGACTGGCCCACCTTTCGAGGTGCTGACCGCAAAGACATTTCCAGCGAAACCGGCCTCCTCAAAAAATGGCCCGCCAATGGCCCCAAGCTTGCCTGGCTGAATGAAGACGCCGGTCTCGGATACGCCGGTTATTCCATCGTCGGCGGCACCCTCTATACCCTTGGTGCCCGCGATGCCGTGGAATACGTCATCGCCATTGATACCGCCACCGGCAAAGAAAAATGGTCCGCCGAAGCCGGAGCCCTCCTCACCAATGGCTGGGGCGACGGCCCCCGCAGCACCCCCACCGTGGATGGCGATAAAATCTACGCCCTCTGTGGCAAAGGCACCCTCGTCTGCCTCAATGCTGCCGATGGCAAAGAAATCTGGCGCGTCACCATGGACAGCCTCGGTGGCAAAGTCCCCGGCTGGGGCTACTGCGAAAGCCCCTTGGTGGACGGAAACCTCGTCATCGTCACACCCGGCGGTTCCCAGGGTACCCTCGCCGCCTTTGACAAAACCACCGGCACCAAAGTCTGGCAGTCCTCCGAATGGACCGACCCCGCCCAGTATGCATCCATCATCGCCGCCGACCACAACGGCCAGCGCCAGTTCATCCAAATCACCCAGCAGAG is a genomic window containing:
- a CDS encoding Gfo/Idh/MocA family protein → MPVPVSSRRQFLTQSSLLAGAALGFPAIVSSRSPNARINLAFIGVGGRGAANIQALVGTSLYKKKLAKGPDTDQPAVEPTENVVAICDVNGMNLDVAAAAFPKAKAYRDFRKLYEGSKDIDAVVVSTTEHTHAYATLPALLMGKPVYCEKPLTRDIAEARLITQAAAKAGVATQMGTQIHGMPNYRRVVELIQSGAIGNVTAAHVCVSRAWGHQTKEEAEANKDIVFVTERPTEEQTPPPYLDWDLWLGPAPYRPYNEIYFPGPKWYRWWDFGNGTMSDLGSHWNDLPFWALKLDAPLSVEAFGPEPHPEIAPASMSAVYEYGPRSGMPACKIHWHQGANKPDIWKNDPLISQWNNGVLFIGDKGMLLSDYTKYRLLPEATFKDFQPPAPFIPDSPGQHIEWLQAIKNGTPTASPFSYAGPLTEANHLGNVAFRVGSKIHWNAQSMKITNNESANPYLHRQPRPGWKLT
- a CDS encoding zinc metallopeptidase translates to MLALFILVLLFCFGVCQWAAGRYAQVQGPGMKERAPTAHTGAEIARLFLAYEDATDVEIIEHDSMASDYFDPRRRRLFLQPKVARGTSMGAWAIALHEAAHATQTEAALGDLKWRQNVIRLNRYGPIFGLVGVAAMMFLRFPPRFAIAALVAVCVMLLLLNIGTLAVEYNANARLRRFLENHLERHPDAHERLTGYLSRVAVREVGDLLRSPRYFLFSALPGSGKIRPVK
- a CDS encoding Gfo/Idh/MocA family protein: MNRRHFLTTAAALAAASSHAAPPSRLRIGQIGTAHAHAAGKMAAMRSLTDLWEVTGIVEPNPATQSTVTSTDPYQGLPLLTEEKLLATPDLKAVVVETRVEASCATALRCIQAGKHVHLDKPGSLDHTEFKTMRLEAEKRGLTVQIGYMLRYNPAFTLLFKAVREGWLGEITEIDAVMGKLADPLTRKDIGALPGGGMFELGCHVMDAVLTLLGKPDSVHPFSTPNGKDGVKDNQLAILQYPKATAVIRVNHTDPFGGPRRRFNVTGTQGTFEILPLESGRVNLSLTLAQGGYKKGAQSFQLEVPKGRYDLEFVDLAQILQGEKKLAWDAAHDIALHETVLRASATWPGA
- a CDS encoding PQQ-binding-like beta-propeller repeat protein — its product is MKTFLFPACLLISLTAQAADWPTFRGADRKDISSETGLLKKWPANGPKLAWLNEDAGLGYAGYSIVGGTLYTLGARDAVEYVIAIDTATGKEKWSAEAGALLTNGWGDGPRSTPTVDGDKIYALCGKGTLVCLNAADGKEIWRVTMDSLGGKVPGWGYCESPLVDGNLVIVTPGGSQGTLAAFDKTTGTKVWQSSEWTDPAQYASIIAADHNGQRQFIQITQQSVAGVNAADGKLLWKTDFPGRTAVIPTPIFKDGQVFVAAGYGIGCKSFKIGPDNVIEPLYESTDMVNHHGGVVLVGDHLYGYSDKAGWSCLDFKTGVVQWTEKKALGKGAIHSADGMLYLLEEKTGTVVLIEASPTAWEEHGRFTLQPQTTQRNAKGMIWTHPVISNGKLYLRDQELLFSFNVSGM